Genomic segment of Perca flavescens isolate YP-PL-M2 chromosome 7, PFLA_1.0, whole genome shotgun sequence:
AGTTTGAGCCTAAGAGCGAACTAAACAGTCGCAAAGGGTCCAACATAGACTGTGACAAGCTGGAGAGAAGATTCAAGGCACTCAACTTTATTGTAGAAGTGAAGACAAAcctgaaacaaaaagtaagaGTCATTTCTTCTGCTTACATGTCTGACACCACATGTAAAACTTTGAGCTTTAAAGCTAACAGCCCATTTCTGGATTTCAGCAAATCAAACATGGACTGTCAGCTTTATCTAAGAAAGACCATTCACAATATGACTGCTGTGTGGTTATCATTCTTTCCCATGGGACTGAGGTAAGCCATGTCCTGTGTTTGTCATGTTTCTCTCCGACCTGCTCAAGTTCAGATCCAGATGAATTGTAATGTATTCTTATATTTAACTTCaactttcaactttattttgtccCCGGTGGACCAAAATAAAGTTGATGTTGATGCATGATGATGTGAAGCTTTGtaggtggaattctttcccattcttgctTGATGTACGACTCAAGTTGCTCAATAGTCCGGGGTCTACGTTGTTATAATACTATTAACTACTATAAACATAATTTATGTTTTATAGGTGAGTCACAACCGCTTCCCTGGTGCCGTGTATGGTGTGGACGGACAGCATGTCCCAGTTCAGCACATCACAAACTACCTCAATGGCCAGTATTGTCCATCTTTACAGGGCAAACCCAAACTTTTCTTCATCCAGGCCTGCGGAGGAGGTAGCTAACATTGAACGTACTGTTGAATAACTTCAAAGTAATGAAGCCTGTGTAAAATCCATAATCCATGAATTAAATTGGCCTCATAGGGAAACATTTGTTCTTATCCTTGAGGTGAAAAAGACACAGGCTTTGAGGTGTCCCCTGACGAGGTTGAACCATCCATCGGTGGAGCAGATGATCAGACGGATGCCATTCCGATGTCATCCAGCAGCGACTCTCTGAGCACGTCCGATGAACTGGACGCCAGAGCCACGCTGCCCACCCCGAGTGACATTCTGGTGTCCTACTCTACTTttcccggtgtgtgtgtgtgtgtgtttgtttgtctgtctgtctgtctgtctgtctgtctgtctgtctgtctgtctgtgtgtgtgtgtgtgttgcattcaCGCATCTGTGTTTATTTTTAGATAAACTTCACTATGTGCTATGTATGTCTTCCTAATGCCTAATGTGACCAACACAGGTTATGTTTCTTGGAGAGACACCCAGTCAGGCTCCTGGTACGTCGAGACACTAGACCGTATTCTTGATGAAAACGCTGCTACCGACGACTTGGTCACAATATTGATGATGGTGAGCTTCTCTTAATATATCGGCAGAATTAGCTAGGGCTCTATTAAATCTCCTTCACAATTTAGAGTGTTTTAAATTAAACGTAAACACATCTGATTATTGATTGTGCTTATTTCCAGGTAAATAATGAAGTCTCCCAAAACTCTGCAAAAGGGCTCTACAAGCAAATGCCTGGTTCCTTTAATTTCCTCCGCAAACTTCTCTACTTTCAAACCCAAGCATAGGCACAAAGTTTAGCTTTACACTTCTCAGTTTCTTTCAGGGAATGTTCTATTGTTCTATATTCTAATTGTGGCTATTTCATGACTGTAATTTCTTGAGATTATGCCTCAGCAGAGTTGCAAAGTGTATGAATTTGCTAAATTGTGGTTGTACTTTTACAGACACAATCATGtcttactgtacatttttattgtttgtcaggtcttgctgtgtttttaattgttgGCAACTTTTTGGATATAGTTGTCATcttgggaaaaaaacaattctgTACTGTGAAACTGtacagactgttgtaactgtgtGGTTCAGGTTAGGTTTTATATAATCTTTGTGTCTTATCTACACAGGATATGTAACGGGGAATTGATATAAACTGATTTCTGACTATTTCGAGTCTCTTTAAtatacaattttcttttttttaacaaaatggaATTTGTGTGGAGTTATTTACTGAAAATGGGGTTTGAGGCATGGGAATATTTCATTGACTAGATATGAGCCACACATGAGAGTTAAATGTGTCCTCATTTCTTCGAGGATTGTGTTGGTTTTCTTGGTATGCCGGCTCACTTTTACTTATTTCATTAAACTTTAAAGGCCTATTTATAAAATAGTGGCgtgaatcaccagaggccctacgatacgatattatcatgatacgatattatcacgatacaatattattgcagttttaaacatattatatgttgcaatttattaccttttttcccacTTAAAATATGTCTCCAATAGATAAAAAGATCCATTTCTCTGTATGTTCATCTCCCTACAATTTCATTGCTGCAACATGggattgacaaaaaaaaacaatagatgTTTTTATAGtagtaccaaaaagttaaattctcatgtgcaatttatataataaaagagcAATACTTGGCGTtcgtgtatcgatacagtattgccatgaAAAAATATCAttatactatgctgtatcgattgtTAATTAACTGAAAACTTAAAAAACTGAAAGTAAAGTTATTTACTTGCTGACTGTGAGATCATGAGGCAGGCATAGTCAACTGAGTATAGACAACTGAATTTCAATTtcatagagctgggcaatatatcgatattatatcgatatcgtgacatgagactagatatcaccttaaattttggatatcgtaatatggcatatgtgttatcttttcctggttttaaaggctgcgttacagtaaagtgatgtcatttttcagcagaggggctggaaaaacaagccaaaataacttggtcaatggcagaaataaatcattcacttgaaagagaaacaaaaacctgaaaaataaataaaaatgttgtgcatcgtcatgtttcctgtattgaatatcagtgccaaacataacactaccttttaaaagcgaggaataatatcctgtctccttcgtatAGCCCCCAGAtagggctgttctggacactgctctctgggcatcatttatggcaccgtgttttcctgtgAGATGTTGTACAGAacccccccaggctaaaacaatgttgcataccggcgcatagaggtcttcttttAGTTTGTCAGTGAGTTTTGTGGTGTTAGGAATTGTTTTTCTGTGCATTTCCGCACTAACTCAAAACGTGCGTACATGTACACCACCTCCTGAGCTGGCGTAGGATTTGAGCGTGCCCTACGCCAACGTCCATATTGAAAAATCTCAAAGTCACCGTGGTTTCGGGTGTACGCCAGGTGTACACTGGAAATTTGGTGTACGCActtttgataaatgagggccaatgtgtgTGGGACCTGTaaatctattcaattcaattcaattttatttatagtatcaaatcataacaaaagttatctcgagacactttacagatagagtaggtctagaccacactctataaattccaaaaccccaacaattacagtaattccctcaagagcaagcattagcagtggctattgcgacagtggcaagaaaaaactcccttttaggaagaaacctcagcagacccaTCTGTATCCTACAGTGTGATTACATAGTGAGGTTACATTTGTCTGATTTCTTGATTATAATTGATTATACAACAGTGATAACCAGACtaaacttaacaaaaaaatatctGGTAATTTGCAATGCGAGTGTACTTTTGCCCCAATACCATAACTAAATATGTTTGTAGTCGACCCCCACTGAAGCTGAAGCATTTCATATTGTTTGGCTGATCTGCTGCTCATTTATACAGCTGTTTTCTACAGCTGTTTAGTGCAACTCCACCTGGCAACACACACTGTGCTACAGTGACTTTAATGCACAGACTTGGCCAGTGATTGAGTGAGTCATCTGACTAGACACTTATCTCCAAACACCAGTAGATGGTGTTTGTGACTCACAGAAGACTTGAGATCTCACAGGTACTTTCTCTGAGTCTGTTATTTCTACCAACTGCCACCAGGggtctctttaaaaaaaatagaaatggtcccatttcatttgtttttttaaacatatgtttaCCAGATGAGACCGATGCTGGTATTGTTTTCACCTTgtcaaattgtgtgtgtgtgtgtgtgtgtgtgtgtgtgtgtgtgtgtgtgtgtgtgtgtgtgtgtgtgtgtgtgtgtgtgtgtgtgtgtgtttgtgtgtgtgtcatcatggcAAACTGTGATCCTGCAGACAGAATCCTGGTGGGTTGAAAGTAGGCGAAGAGGACCCTTCTGTTTGGAAGGAAGCTATTTTTTCTAACTTCTGTCCCTTATCCTCTCTATATTTTCACCAAAACATTGTATCAGATAGGGCCTTTGGCTGCAGTGGTTTTGTTTCTTTCCCAACTAGAATTAGAGATCATCTTGCAATGACATATTAACACCAGGCAAAGTACTCAAAACTGCCTCTGTGGTATTTTGTGCTACAGTAGGTGTCTCTAGGATCACATTGTGcaatgatgacacacacacacacacacacacacatacacatactcacAAGCTGAAAACACATCGCTGTTGTGTGTAGGAAAAAAAtccatattgtttttttttaggccatGAAACTCTAGACAACCTGGATTTCCCATGTCTGCCCCTATCAGGTTATACCTAGATCCTTATTTGACAAACCATTGAATCCCAGTTTCTCACGTCTTACTACCAGACATGAAGGCGCCACCAACAGAACATTGTTGACTGCAACTGTAGGTGGCAACATTTTCTTCCCATTTTGGATAGTATTTTTGCCAGTTGTCTTGAgtcatcataaaaaaaacattgtgatttatgttttcctgaAGTTGCTTTTCCTACTCCCACTAGCCTCACGTTTTTCAAAACAAGTCCTGCACATGACTTTTTCTCTGCACTTTTTCTCTACTATGATCAGGCTCATTATAATTAACTCAGATTGTAAAtgtgctttattttattttgtgttatagtttagctttaaaatgtaagaCG
This window contains:
- the casp9 gene encoding caspase-9 translates to MEESHKKILQRNRTNLVRDLDPSNLYDGLLEKGVFTQDMIDEIKSSGTRRDQARQLVRDLQTRGSRAFPLFLECLQETGQHRLAELLQGGAPAVQIQPATPTQVVRPVLQPLPVSSPMDVDKQRKDDVPVYPIQRPSTTPSPSPEREYIRPRPTGRTRRDSIQSYKMDASPCGHCLIINNVEFEPKSELNSRKGSNIDCDKLERRFKALNFIVEVKTNLKQKQIKHGLSALSKKDHSQYDCCVVIILSHGTEVSHNRFPGAVYGVDGQHVPVQHITNYLNGQYCPSLQGKPKLFFIQACGGGEKDTGFEVSPDEVEPSIGGADDQTDAIPMSSSSDSLSTSDELDARATLPTPSDILVSYSTFPGYVSWRDTQSGSWYVETLDRILDENAATDDLVTILMMVNNEVSQNSAKGLYKQMPGSFNFLRKLLYFQTQA